In Xanthomonas theicola, a single genomic region encodes these proteins:
- a CDS encoding alpha/beta fold hydrolase, with the protein MTAAQSRVRLHVEDTGGGGRPVVLIHGWPLSAAAWTEQVGPLKDAGYRVVAYDRRGFGRSDKPSDGYEYDTLADDLAGVLEDKDLHDAVLVGFSMGGGEVARYVARHGSARLAGVVFASAVPPYMLMTEDNPEGPLSKDKAQEMEQGLKASRDTFFDQFTRQFFSAHGELKVSEAQRQEAIALCRQCDQTAALGCMQAFGATDFRQDLAKVDVPTLVLHGDADATVPFEGSGQRTHRAIAGSEAVVLKDAPHGCNTSHAADFNRALLAFLAKLD; encoded by the coding sequence ATGACTGCAGCACAATCGCGCGTCCGTCTGCATGTAGAAGACACCGGCGGCGGCGGCCGGCCGGTGGTGTTGATCCACGGTTGGCCGTTGTCGGCCGCGGCGTGGACGGAGCAGGTGGGTCCGCTCAAGGACGCCGGCTATCGCGTCGTCGCCTACGATCGCCGCGGTTTCGGCCGCTCGGACAAACCGTCCGACGGCTACGAGTACGACACGCTGGCCGACGATCTGGCCGGCGTGCTCGAGGACAAGGACCTGCACGATGCGGTGCTGGTCGGTTTCTCGATGGGCGGTGGCGAGGTCGCGCGCTATGTGGCCAGGCACGGCAGCGCCCGCCTGGCCGGCGTGGTGTTCGCCTCGGCGGTGCCGCCGTACATGCTCATGACCGAGGACAACCCGGAAGGCCCGCTGAGCAAGGACAAGGCGCAGGAAATGGAGCAGGGCCTGAAGGCCTCGCGCGATACGTTCTTCGACCAGTTCACCCGCCAGTTCTTCAGCGCCCACGGCGAACTGAAGGTCAGCGAGGCGCAGCGGCAGGAGGCGATCGCGCTGTGCCGGCAGTGCGACCAGACCGCTGCGCTGGGCTGCATGCAGGCCTTCGGCGCCACCGACTTCCGCCAGGACCTGGCGAAGGTCGATGTGCCGACGTTGGTGCTGCATGGCGATGCCGACGCGACCGTCCCGTTCGAGGGGTCTGGACAGCGTACCCATCGCGCCATCGCCGGCAGCGAGGCAGTGGTGCTGAAGGACGCGCCGCACGGTTGCAACACCAGCCACGCGGCGGACTTCAACCGTGCGTTGCTGGCGTTCCTGGCCAAGCTGGACTGA
- the dcp gene encoding peptidyl-dipeptidase Dcp, producing the protein MSRTVVLAAAVSLALAACSGKESTPVPAAPAASQSPAPANPLLSASTLPFQAPPFDRIKDADYLPAFEEGMKQHLAEIRKIADNAEPASFANTIEAMERSGETLNRVNRIFFGLVQADTNDARQKVQETVAPKLAAHQDEISLDPTLFARIKSVYDQRDTLNLEPEQKRLVERDYEEFVRAGAQLSDADKATLRKLNVEETTLATQFHTKLVAASAAGAVVVDDKARLDGLSAGDIASAAQDAAARKLDGKYLLALQNTTQQPVLASLKDRDLRAQVMAASQSRAEKGDANDTRQTVQRLAQLRAQKAKLLGFDSYAAYSLGDQMAKTPAAALKLLTDTVPAATAKARSEVAEMQKVIDAQHAGSKTGGFKLAAADWDFYAEQVRKAKYDLDQSQIKPYFELDNVLKNGVFYAATQLYGITFKERTDIPTYHADMKVYEVFDQDGSSLALFYTDYFKRDSKSGGAWMDEFVGQNGLTGAKPVVYNVCNFTKPAPGQPALLSFDDVTTLFHEFGHALHGMFSKVKYPSIAGTSTSRDFVEFPSQFNEHWASDPKVFAHYARHYQTGAAMPVELVEKIKQARTFNQGYATTEYLSAALLDLAWHTQPADAPLQDVDKFEADALKKFKVDLAEVPPRYRTTYFDHIWGGGYSASYYAYFWAEVLDDDAFEWFKQNGGLSRKNGDIFRGKILSRGNTVDLATLYRDFRGKDPSVEPLLENRGLKD; encoded by the coding sequence ATGTCGCGTACCGTCGTTCTGGCCGCCGCCGTCAGCCTGGCGCTGGCCGCCTGTTCCGGTAAGGAGTCCACCCCCGTGCCCGCCGCCCCCGCCGCCTCGCAGAGCCCCGCCCCCGCCAATCCGCTGTTGAGCGCCAGCACGCTGCCGTTCCAGGCGCCGCCGTTCGACAGGATCAAGGACGCCGACTACCTGCCCGCGTTCGAAGAGGGCATGAAGCAGCACCTGGCCGAGATCCGCAAGATCGCCGACAACGCCGAGCCGGCCAGCTTCGCCAACACGATCGAGGCGATGGAGCGCAGCGGCGAGACCTTGAACCGGGTCAACCGCATCTTCTTCGGCCTGGTCCAGGCCGACACCAACGACGCGCGCCAGAAGGTCCAGGAAACGGTGGCGCCGAAGCTGGCCGCGCACCAGGACGAGATCAGCCTGGACCCGACGCTGTTCGCGCGGATCAAGTCGGTGTACGACCAGCGCGACACGCTGAACCTGGAGCCGGAGCAGAAGCGCCTGGTCGAACGCGACTACGAGGAATTCGTGCGCGCCGGCGCGCAGCTGTCCGATGCCGACAAGGCGACCCTGCGCAAGCTCAACGTCGAGGAAACCACGCTGGCCACCCAGTTCCATACCAAACTGGTCGCAGCCAGTGCCGCCGGTGCGGTGGTGGTGGACGACAAGGCCAGGCTCGATGGCCTGTCCGCGGGCGACATCGCCTCGGCCGCGCAGGACGCCGCGGCGCGCAAGCTCGACGGCAAGTACCTGCTCGCGCTGCAGAACACCACCCAGCAGCCGGTGCTGGCCTCGCTGAAGGATCGCGACCTGCGCGCCCAGGTGATGGCCGCCTCGCAGTCGCGCGCCGAGAAGGGCGACGCCAACGACACCCGCCAGACCGTGCAGCGCCTGGCCCAGTTGCGCGCGCAGAAGGCCAAGCTGCTCGGCTTCGACAGCTACGCCGCCTACAGCCTAGGCGACCAGATGGCCAAGACCCCGGCCGCGGCGCTGAAGCTGCTCACCGACACCGTGCCGGCCGCCACCGCCAAGGCGCGCAGCGAAGTCGCCGAGATGCAGAAGGTGATCGATGCGCAGCACGCTGGTTCAAAGACGGGCGGCTTCAAGCTCGCCGCCGCGGACTGGGATTTCTACGCCGAGCAGGTACGCAAGGCCAAGTACGACCTGGACCAGTCGCAGATCAAGCCGTACTTCGAACTGGACAACGTGCTCAAGAACGGCGTGTTCTACGCCGCCACCCAGTTGTACGGCATCACCTTCAAGGAACGCACCGACATCCCGACCTACCACGCGGACATGAAGGTCTACGAGGTGTTCGACCAGGACGGCAGCTCGCTGGCGCTGTTCTACACCGATTACTTCAAGCGCGACAGCAAGTCCGGCGGCGCGTGGATGGACGAGTTCGTCGGTCAGAACGGCCTGACCGGCGCCAAGCCGGTGGTCTACAACGTCTGCAACTTCACCAAGCCCGCGCCCGGCCAGCCGGCGCTGCTCAGCTTCGACGACGTCACCACCCTGTTCCACGAGTTCGGCCATGCGCTGCACGGCATGTTCTCCAAGGTGAAGTACCCGTCGATCGCCGGCACCAGCACCTCGCGCGACTTCGTCGAGTTCCCGTCGCAGTTCAACGAGCACTGGGCCTCCGATCCGAAGGTGTTCGCGCACTACGCCAGGCACTACCAGACCGGAGCGGCGATGCCGGTCGAGCTGGTGGAGAAGATCAAGCAGGCGCGCACCTTCAACCAGGGCTATGCGACCACCGAATACTTGTCGGCGGCGCTGCTCGACCTGGCCTGGCACACCCAGCCAGCCGACGCGCCGCTGCAGGACGTGGACAAGTTCGAAGCCGACGCGCTGAAGAAGTTCAAGGTGGACCTGGCCGAAGTGCCGCCGCGCTACCGCACCACCTATTTCGACCACATCTGGGGCGGCGGCTACTCGGCCAGCTACTACGCCTACTTCTGGGCCGAGGTGCTGGACGACGATGCGTTCGAATGGTTCAAGCAGAACGGCGGCCTGTCGCGCAAGAACGGCGACATCTTCCGCGGCAAGATCCTCTCGCGCGGCAACACCGTCGACCTGGCCACCCTGTACCGCGATTTCCGCGGCAAGGACCCCAGCGTCGAGCCGCTGCTGGAGAACCGCGGCCTGAAGGACTGA
- a CDS encoding IS5 family transposase — protein MQLSFGDAEYNGKRKQTRRERLLAEMDQVVPWKDLLALIAPHYPKSGHPGRQPYPLETMLRIHFLQQWYALSDPGAEEALYDTASMRRFARIGGLDEVPDETTILNFRRLLETHDLARTLFNRVNAHLSRKGQSLRGGTIVDATIIAAPSSTKNKNGERDPEMHQTKKGNQYYFGMKAHIGVDDESGLVHHLECTAANAADITQAHKLLHGKEDTVCGDSGYTGLAKREEMASKRKLRYLIAEKPSKLKQIKSKRELKWAQRWEHAKASLRAKVEHPFRVIKRQFGYVKVRYRGLAKNTAQVLTLFALSNLWLKRKQLLPVVGRVCL, from the coding sequence ATGCAATTGTCTTTCGGCGACGCGGAGTACAACGGCAAGCGCAAGCAGACGCGGCGCGAAAGGTTGCTGGCCGAGATGGATCAGGTGGTGCCGTGGAAAGACCTGCTGGCGCTGATCGCGCCGCACTATCCGAAGTCGGGCCATCCGGGCCGTCAGCCGTACCCGCTGGAGACAATGCTGCGCATCCACTTTCTGCAGCAGTGGTACGCACTGAGCGACCCGGGCGCGGAAGAAGCCTTGTACGACACGGCGTCGATGCGCCGTTTCGCCAGGATCGGCGGGTTGGATGAGGTGCCGGACGAGACCACGATCCTCAACTTCCGCCGGTTGCTGGAGACGCACGATCTGGCGCGCACGCTGTTCAACCGGGTCAACGCGCACCTATCGCGCAAGGGCCAGAGCCTGCGCGGCGGCACCATCGTGGACGCCACGATCATTGCCGCGCCCAGCTCGACCAAGAACAAGAACGGCGAGCGCGACCCGGAAATGCACCAGACCAAGAAGGGCAATCAGTACTACTTCGGGATGAAAGCGCACATCGGCGTGGACGATGAGTCCGGGCTGGTGCACCACTTGGAATGCACGGCGGCCAACGCCGCAGATATCACCCAGGCGCACAAGCTGCTGCACGGCAAGGAAGACACGGTATGCGGCGACAGCGGCTACACCGGGCTGGCCAAGCGCGAGGAGATGGCGAGCAAGCGCAAGCTGCGCTATCTGATCGCGGAGAAGCCCTCGAAGCTGAAGCAGATCAAGAGCAAGCGCGAATTGAAGTGGGCACAGCGCTGGGAGCACGCCAAGGCCAGCCTGAGGGCGAAGGTGGAGCATCCGTTCCGGGTGATCAAGCGCCAGTTTGGCTACGTCAAGGTGCGCTATCGCGGCCTGGCGAAGAACACGGCGCAAGTGCTGACGCTGTTTGCGCTGTCGAACCTGTGGCTGAAGCGAAAGCAGTTGCTGCCTGTCGTGGGGAGGGTGTGCCTGTAA
- the arfB gene encoding alternative ribosome rescue aminoacyl-tRNA hydrolase ArfB yields the protein MRHGAIHISSSLAIPQSEIVERFVRASGAGGQNVNKVSSAVELRFDLAGSPSLPESLRARLLARRDRRITAEGVLVIDAQRFRTQDRNRDDARQRLAEFIATGLSVPKRRIATKPSHGAKLRRLDAKRERSRIKRGRSPGRWE from the coding sequence ATGCGTCATGGGGCCATCCACATCTCGAGCAGCCTGGCGATTCCGCAGAGCGAAATCGTCGAGCGCTTCGTGCGCGCCAGCGGCGCCGGTGGGCAGAACGTCAACAAGGTCTCCAGCGCGGTGGAACTGCGTTTCGACCTGGCCGGCTCGCCGTCGCTGCCGGAGTCGTTGCGTGCGCGCTTGCTGGCGCGGCGCGACCGCCGCATCACCGCCGAGGGCGTGCTGGTGATCGATGCGCAACGCTTCCGCACCCAGGACCGCAACCGCGACGATGCGCGCCAGCGTCTGGCCGAGTTCATCGCCACCGGGCTGTCGGTGCCGAAGCGGCGCATTGCCACCAAGCCCTCGCACGGCGCCAAGCTGCGGCGCCTGGACGCCAAGCGCGAGCGCAGCCGGATCAAGCGTGGCCGCTCGCCCGGCCGCTGGGAGTGA
- a CDS encoding NAD(P)H-dependent oxidoreductase — MNVLLVYAHPEPMSLNGALKDFAVQRLQGVGHHVQVSDLYAMQWKSTLDAQDSLDGAGGDRFDPSADSKRAFASGRQRADIAAEQDKLRWADAVLLQFPLWWFSMPAILKGWVDRVYADGFAYGVGEHSDARWGDRYGEGSMAGKRAMLIVTTGGWESHYAPRGINGPIDEVLFPIQHGILTTPVSTCCRHLVVYRAGRMDADRFAQIRDALGQRLDMLWSAAPIAFRNQNGGDYLIPALTLCANVAAGRSGFAVHVMAPGESAAAAQPASRVARAEQRDARIAQRPVRPERREPESQRRPNPARRSASRRGGSRHALPCERRTPWRAAHGDGDGSGIRSMGAGTAL; from the coding sequence ATGAACGTCCTGCTGGTCTACGCCCATCCCGAACCGATGTCGCTCAACGGCGCGCTCAAGGACTTCGCCGTGCAGCGCCTGCAGGGCGTCGGGCACCATGTGCAGGTGTCGGACCTGTATGCGATGCAATGGAAATCGACGCTCGATGCGCAGGACAGCCTGGACGGCGCCGGCGGCGATCGTTTCGATCCGTCTGCGGACTCCAAACGCGCCTTCGCCAGCGGCCGCCAGCGCGCGGACATCGCCGCCGAGCAGGACAAGCTGCGCTGGGCCGATGCCGTGCTGCTGCAGTTCCCGCTGTGGTGGTTCTCGATGCCTGCGATCCTGAAAGGCTGGGTGGACCGCGTCTATGCCGACGGCTTCGCCTACGGCGTCGGCGAACACTCCGATGCGCGCTGGGGCGACCGCTACGGCGAGGGCAGCATGGCCGGCAAGCGCGCGATGCTGATCGTCACCACCGGGGGCTGGGAGTCGCATTACGCGCCGCGCGGCATCAACGGCCCGATCGACGAGGTGCTGTTCCCAATCCAGCACGGCATCCTCACTACCCCGGTTTCGACGTGCTGCCGCCATTTGGTGGTCTATCGCGCCGGCCGCATGGATGCCGATCGTTTCGCGCAGATCCGCGATGCGCTCGGCCAGCGCCTGGACATGCTGTGGAGCGCGGCGCCGATCGCGTTCCGCAATCAGAACGGCGGCGACTACCTCATTCCGGCGTTGACGCTGTGCGCGAATGTCGCCGCGGGACGAAGCGGGTTCGCGGTGCACGTGATGGCGCCTGGCGAGAGTGCGGCGGCGGCCCAGCCTGCGTCGCGCGTGGCGCGCGCCGAACAAAGGGACGCTCGCATAGCGCAGCGGCCGGTGCGACCGGAACGACGCGAGCCCGAGTCACAGCGGCGCCCGAACCCTGCGCGCCGCTCGGCGTCCAGACGCGGCGGCAGCAGGCATGCGCTGCCCTGCGAAAGGCGCACGCCATGGCGCGCCGCGCACGGCGATGGCGACGGATCCGGCATCCGCAGCATGGGCGCAGGCACCGCGCTGTAG
- a CDS encoding translocation/assembly module TamB domain-containing protein translates to MSTTGPATPAPPPPRPRFYRRKRFWWGSALTVAGLGLLALLAVYWLLQTVAGRDVLLAQVVARLPAGSSLTWERAEGPLAGPLTLYNLDFRYDQLHFTAERAYLDPDIRPLLGRKLQLDALQLKNATLNLAKSDEPFELPSWPQSLPQIQVPLALQADRIAIDGLRITQAQQPMIDIRTLRGGIEVANGEFRARQLVVTSDRGDFRVDGDYVPAQDYKADLTASAVLPAARGRTPARLGLVARGNLDKMEVAIAGNAPAPLRTTLVFTGRTDPTWQFAASSKALDPSLFVPPGDAAASASEPIAFDLSASGKGGDAKLQGQLAYGEQRVTLDPSNVRLDNQVLIVAPLQLRAFDGQARLRGSADFRDPDNATFRFSVNASGLKFATAPDPATPGAPAVPIELVDANLGLAGTLKQWATYGEATVSRGKDSAALHLDVRGNDRRAQLAQVQAKMPSGALDLGGEVVWVPQLSWDVKAKLAGFDPGYFAPGWDGNLSGRLTSKGKQLPAHPDGSAAGYQASVDVPRLNGKLRSRALDASGAFALQGEQGEGRLQLSLGDSRVQAQGKVGDQLDIAAQLQPLQLADLLPGAAGSLRGSVQVKGRRDAPDLIADLSGNGLKWDGYGADGISLRGRLPWRGNGGELALRGNAISAGLALQTLRVDARGAVENLQLDADTHNDMGALAFAGQLRRDGARWQGGLNTLRVAPAKGEPWQLRQPAAFAIAGSAFTLSDACLGADGGGALCVAANWPRQGMTLRGDALPLALAQPWLPPSNGRGIYLRGDLTVDGSFKPAGNAWQGSLRLASREGGLRLGDNARGELVRYEQFSFVTDFTAQHIHSKLGVGFQGDGFIDATVDTGWDAYAPLTGEIYMNMARLYWMELFSPDLVRPKGLVEGHVSLRGTRSQPSMGGDAALSGFTGELPALGLTLSEGSGRFDAQPDGSARIVASVKSGEGTLNVDGGLSWYGDSTPLQLNIRGSNVLVSNTAELRAVANPDLQFGIADKTMKLNGQVAVPSADIDLERLDRGTSVSEDVVVLDPADPEEAPSAPLEMDLRVVLGDQVKMAGFGLKGALTGAMQVRSRQGREMTATGGLDVGGQYKAYGQDLTITRGQLTWSNNVVSDPRINIRAQRKIGDVTAGIDVTGHATAPRADVWSDPSMSQSEAMSYLVLGRSLSNTSSDEADQVTAAATALSAGSGILASQLGGKLGFDDAGVSQSRALGGSVVGFGKYLSPKLYVSYGVSLIGSGSVLTLKYLLGRGFDAEVESSTVENRGSVNWRKEK, encoded by the coding sequence GTGAGCACGACCGGTCCTGCCACGCCCGCACCGCCGCCGCCGCGCCCGCGCTTCTACCGGCGCAAGCGCTTCTGGTGGGGTTCGGCGCTGACCGTCGCCGGACTCGGCTTGCTGGCCTTGCTGGCCGTGTATTGGCTGCTGCAGACGGTGGCCGGGCGCGACGTGCTGCTGGCGCAGGTGGTGGCGCGGTTGCCGGCCGGTTCCTCGCTGACCTGGGAGCGCGCCGAAGGCCCGCTGGCCGGCCCGCTGACCCTGTACAACCTGGATTTCCGCTACGACCAGCTCCACTTCACCGCCGAGCGCGCCTACCTGGATCCGGACATCCGCCCGCTGCTCGGGCGCAAGCTGCAGCTCGATGCGCTGCAGTTGAAGAACGCCACGCTCAACCTGGCCAAGAGCGATGAGCCGTTCGAACTGCCGAGCTGGCCGCAATCGCTGCCGCAGATCCAGGTGCCGCTGGCGCTGCAGGCCGATCGCATCGCCATCGACGGGCTGCGCATCACCCAGGCGCAGCAGCCGATGATCGACATCCGCACGCTGCGCGGCGGCATCGAAGTGGCCAACGGCGAATTCCGCGCCAGGCAGTTGGTCGTGACCAGCGACCGCGGCGATTTCCGTGTCGATGGCGACTACGTGCCGGCACAGGACTACAAGGCCGATCTCACCGCCAGCGCGGTGTTGCCGGCCGCGCGCGGGCGCACGCCGGCGCGGCTGGGCCTGGTCGCGCGCGGCAACCTGGACAAGATGGAAGTGGCGATCGCCGGCAACGCGCCGGCGCCGCTGCGCACCACGCTGGTGTTCACCGGCCGCACCGATCCCACCTGGCAGTTCGCGGCCAGCAGCAAGGCGCTGGATCCGTCGCTGTTCGTGCCGCCCGGCGATGCCGCGGCCAGCGCCAGCGAGCCGATCGCGTTCGACCTGAGTGCGTCGGGCAAGGGCGGCGATGCCAAGCTGCAAGGCCAGCTCGCGTATGGCGAGCAGAGGGTGACGCTGGACCCGTCCAACGTGCGCCTGGACAATCAGGTCCTCATCGTCGCGCCGCTGCAGCTGCGCGCCTTCGACGGCCAGGCGCGGCTGCGCGGCAGCGCCGACTTCCGCGACCCGGACAACGCCACCTTCCGTTTCTCGGTCAACGCCAGCGGGTTGAAGTTCGCCACCGCGCCGGATCCGGCCACGCCGGGTGCGCCGGCCGTGCCGATCGAACTGGTCGACGCCAACCTCGGCCTGGCCGGCACGCTGAAACAGTGGGCCACCTACGGCGAAGCCACCGTATCGCGCGGCAAGGACAGCGCCGCGCTGCACCTCGACGTGCGCGGCAATGACCGGCGCGCGCAGCTGGCGCAAGTGCAGGCGAAGATGCCCAGCGGCGCGCTCGACCTCGGCGGCGAAGTGGTCTGGGTACCGCAGCTGAGCTGGGATGTGAAGGCCAAGCTGGCCGGCTTCGATCCGGGCTATTTCGCACCCGGCTGGGACGGCAACCTGTCCGGCCGGTTGACCTCCAAGGGCAAGCAGCTGCCGGCGCATCCGGACGGCAGTGCCGCCGGCTACCAGGCCAGCGTCGACGTGCCGCGCCTGAACGGGAAATTGCGCAGCCGTGCGCTCGACGCCAGCGGCGCGTTCGCGCTGCAGGGCGAACAGGGCGAGGGCCGGTTGCAGCTTTCCTTGGGCGACAGCCGCGTGCAGGCGCAGGGCAAGGTCGGCGACCAGCTCGACATCGCCGCGCAACTGCAACCGCTGCAGCTGGCCGACCTGCTGCCCGGCGCCGCCGGCAGCCTGCGTGGCAGCGTGCAGGTCAAGGGCCGCCGCGATGCGCCCGACCTCATCGCCGATCTCAGCGGCAACGGTCTGAAGTGGGACGGCTACGGCGCCGACGGCATCAGCCTGCGCGGCCGCCTGCCGTGGCGCGGCAACGGCGGCGAGCTGGCGCTGCGCGGCAACGCGATCAGCGCCGGACTGGCGCTGCAGACCCTGCGCGTGGATGCGCGCGGCGCGGTGGAGAACCTGCAGCTGGACGCCGACACTCACAACGACATGGGTGCGCTCGCTTTCGCCGGGCAATTGCGCCGCGACGGCGCGCGCTGGCAGGGCGGTCTGAACACGCTGCGGGTGGCGCCGGCCAAGGGCGAGCCGTGGCAATTGCGGCAGCCGGCCGCCTTCGCCATCGCCGGCAGCGCCTTCACCCTGTCCGATGCCTGCCTCGGCGCCGACGGTGGCGGCGCGCTGTGCGTGGCCGCGAACTGGCCCAGGCAAGGCATGACCCTGCGCGGCGACGCGTTGCCGCTGGCGCTGGCGCAACCGTGGCTGCCGCCCAGCAACGGCCGCGGGATCTACTTGCGCGGCGACCTCACCGTCGACGGCAGCTTCAAGCCCGCCGGCAACGCCTGGCAGGGATCGCTGCGCCTGGCCTCGCGCGAAGGCGGCCTGCGCCTGGGCGACAACGCGCGCGGCGAACTGGTGCGCTACGAGCAGTTCAGCTTCGTCACCGACTTCACCGCGCAGCACATCCACTCCAAGCTCGGCGTCGGCTTCCAGGGCGACGGCTTCATCGACGCCACCGTGGACACCGGCTGGGACGCATATGCGCCGCTGACCGGCGAGATCTACATGAACATGGCGCGGCTGTACTGGATGGAGTTGTTCTCGCCCGATCTGGTGCGGCCCAAGGGCCTGGTCGAAGGCCACGTCAGCCTGCGCGGCACGCGCTCGCAGCCGTCGATGGGTGGCGACGCCGCGCTCAGCGGCTTCACCGGCGAACTGCCGGCGCTGGGCCTGACCCTGAGCGAGGGCAGCGGCCGCTTCGACGCGCAGCCGGATGGCTCGGCGCGCATCGTCGCCTCGGTGAAATCCGGCGAAGGCACACTCAACGTCGACGGCGGCCTGTCCTGGTACGGCGACAGCACCCCGCTGCAGCTGAACATCCGCGGCAGCAACGTCCTGGTCTCCAACACCGCCGAACTGCGCGCCGTGGCCAACCCCGACCTGCAGTTCGGCATCGCCGACAAGACCATGAAATTGAACGGCCAGGTCGCCGTGCCGTCGGCCGACATCGACCTGGAACGGCTGGACCGCGGCACCTCGGTGTCCGAGGACGTGGTGGTGCTGGACCCGGCCGACCCGGAAGAAGCGCCGAGCGCGCCGCTGGAGATGGACCTGCGCGTGGTGCTCGGCGACCAGGTCAAGATGGCCGGCTTCGGCCTGAAGGGCGCCCTGACCGGCGCCATGCAGGTGCGCTCGCGCCAGGGCCGCGAGATGACCGCCACCGGCGGCCTGGACGTCGGCGGTCAGTACAAGGCCTATGGCCAGGACCTGACCATCACCCGCGGCCAACTGACCTGGAGCAACAACGTCGTCTCCGACCCACGCATCAACATACGCGCGCAGCGCAAGATCGGCGACGTCACCGCCGGCATCGACGTCACCGGCCACGCCACCGCCCCGCGCGCCGACGTCTGGTCGGACCCGTCGATGTCGCAATCCGAAGCGATGTCCTATCTGGTGCTGGGCCGCAGCCTCAGCAACACCAGCAGCGACGAAGCCGACCAGGTCACCGCCGCGGCCACCGCCCTGTCCGCTGGCAGCGGCATCCTCGCCTCGCAACTCGGCGGCAAGCTCGGCTTCGACGACGCCGGCGTCAGCCAATCACGTGCCCTCGGCGGTTCGGTGGTCGGTTTCGGCAAATATCTATCGCCGAAACTCTACGTCAGCTACGGCGTGTCGTTGATCGGCAGCGGTTCGGTGCTGACCCTGAAATACCTGCTCGGCCGCGGCTTCGACGCGGAAGTGGAATCGAGCACGGTGGAGAATCGCGGGTCGGTCAATTGGCGGAAGGAGAAGTAG
- a CDS encoding IS5 family transposase (programmed frameshift) has translation MEITPAQFSLIEHCLPAQRGNVSMTNLQVVNAILYVAEHGCKWRGLPKRFGNWHTVYTRMNRWAKAGVLDRMLAQLQKSQIVRIKIEAISLDSTSIKVHPDGTGAFKKNGPQAVGKSRGGWNTKIHMVAADARTAITFGLTPGNVHDAPAGRTLLEHLGPVERPIHLLMDRAYEGNQTRQLALDLGFVPVVPPKSNRVEPWEYNREMYKRRNEVERLFRRLKGYRRIFSRFEKLDAMFLGFLSFVLVVDGLRMC, from the exons ATGGAGATCACGCCAGCACAATTTTCCCTAATCGAACACTGCCTGCCGGCACAGCGCGGCAATGTCAGCATGACCAACCTGCAAGTGGTCAACGCCATCCTTTACGTTGCCGAGCATGGCTGCAAATGGCGCGGCCTGCCCAAGCGCTTTGGCAACTGGCACACGGTGTACACACGCATGAACCGCTGGGCCAAGGCGGGTGTGCTGGACCGGATGTTGGCCCAATTGCAGAAGTCCCAGATCGTGCGCATCAAAATCGAAGCAATCTCGCTGGACTCCACCAGCATCAAGGTGCATCCCGATGGCACGGGCGCAT TTAAAAAAAACGGTCCGCAGGCCGTCGGCAAGTCCCGCGGTGGATGGAACACCAAGATTCATATGGTTGCCGCAGATGCTCGAACAGCCATCACCTTTGGATTGACGCCTGGTAACGTGCATGACGCACCTGCAGGCCGCACGTTGCTTGAACACCTGGGGCCAGTGGAGCGGCCGATTCATTTGTTGATGGACCGTGCCTACGAAGGCAACCAAACCCGCCAGTTGGCGCTCGATCTTGGCTTCGTGCCGGTGGTCCCGCCGAAATCCAATCGGGTCGAGCCTTGGGAATACAACCGGGAGATGTACAAGCGGCGCAACGAGGTGGAGAGACTGTTCCGTCGCCTGAAAGGCTACCGCCGGATTTTCTCGCGCTTCGAGAAGCTGGATGCCATGTTCCTTGGATTCCTCAGCTTCGTCCTGGTCGTTGATGGGCTTCGGATGTGTTAA
- a CDS encoding lysophospholipid acyltransferase family protein has product MVKPSRLGRWLGRTALRLTGWRVVGQFPDEPKLVMIVAPHSSNWDGFLGFAVKFAVGFEVRVLGKAQLFWWPLGPLLRKLGGIPLDRKSPRGVVEQAVALIRAAPRMWYVITPEGTRKRVEKWKAGFWKIAHDAEIPIFPVYFDYPSRIVGLGPLFQTSADMHADIAAIRSWYRPWRGKHRDTL; this is encoded by the coding sequence ATGGTCAAGCCCAGCCGCTTGGGCCGCTGGCTCGGCCGTACCGCACTGCGCCTGACCGGCTGGCGGGTGGTGGGCCAGTTTCCGGACGAGCCGAAGCTGGTGATGATCGTCGCCCCGCACTCGTCCAACTGGGACGGTTTCCTGGGCTTTGCGGTCAAGTTCGCCGTCGGCTTCGAGGTCCGCGTGCTCGGCAAGGCCCAACTGTTCTGGTGGCCGCTGGGTCCGCTGCTGCGCAAGCTCGGCGGCATCCCGCTGGACCGCAAATCGCCGCGCGGCGTGGTCGAACAGGCGGTGGCGCTGATCCGCGCCGCGCCGCGCATGTGGTACGTGATCACCCCCGAAGGCACGCGCAAGCGCGTGGAGAAGTGGAAGGCCGGTTTCTGGAAGATCGCCCACGACGCCGAGATCCCGATCTTCCCGGTCTACTTCGACTATCCCAGCCGCATCGTCGGCCTTGGTCCGCTGTTCCAAACCAGCGCCGACATGCACGCCGACATCGCCGCGATCCGCAGCTGGTACCGGCCGTGGCGCGGCAAGCACCGCGATACGCTGTGA